A single Nitrosospira multiformis ATCC 25196 DNA region contains:
- the serB gene encoding phosphoserine phosphatase SerB — MNLIIQGLEIQNSDLRELAKLVDANHIERITGQAFRLENAARREEVAAYCAEADLDFAFVDPSARLSDFGLVAMDMDSTLLAIESIDEIADMQGVKAQVAEITQRAMRGEIVFAESLRLRTALLEGLDEDALQRVYDERVRLSPGAEKMLQRMKSAGLKTMVISGGFTFFTDRVKARLDLDYAAANRFEVSNGKLTGKVLGDIIGATGKGEVLKKVREELGLKREQVIAIGDGANDLKMMEEAGVSIAYHAKPVVQAKATYALNHVGLDGVVNLFR; from the coding sequence ATGAACCTCATCATACAAGGACTCGAAATCCAGAACAGCGATTTAAGGGAACTGGCGAAACTGGTCGACGCAAACCATATCGAACGTATCACGGGGCAAGCCTTCCGGCTTGAAAATGCAGCCCGGCGGGAAGAGGTGGCCGCATATTGTGCTGAAGCGGACCTTGATTTTGCTTTTGTCGACCCATCGGCGCGGCTATCAGATTTTGGTCTGGTTGCGATGGATATGGATTCGACCCTCCTCGCGATCGAATCCATTGATGAGATCGCGGATATGCAGGGCGTAAAGGCGCAGGTGGCGGAAATCACGCAGAGGGCCATGCGTGGGGAAATCGTCTTTGCAGAAAGCCTGCGGCTCCGAACCGCCTTGCTGGAGGGACTGGATGAAGACGCCCTGCAGCGGGTATATGACGAACGGGTTCGGTTGAGTCCCGGAGCGGAAAAGATGCTGCAACGCATGAAATCCGCCGGTCTCAAAACCATGGTCATTTCCGGTGGCTTCACTTTTTTTACTGACAGAGTAAAAGCCAGACTGGATCTCGATTATGCTGCCGCCAATCGCTTTGAAGTCTCAAACGGCAAACTGACAGGGAAGGTGTTGGGAGATATCATCGGAGCGACCGGAAAAGGGGAAGTGCTGAAAAAAGTGCGCGAAGAACTGGGACTGAAGCGGGAACAGGTCATTGCTATCGGCGATGGAGCCAATGACCTCAAGATGATGGAAGAGGCAGGGGTCAGCATTGCTTATCATGCAAAACCGGTGGTACAGGCGAAAGCTACTTATGCACTCAACCATGTCGGACTCGATGGCGTAGTCAACCTGTTCCGGTGA